From Chryseobacterium gallinarum, one genomic window encodes:
- the ribA gene encoding GTP cyclohydrolase II → MIKIQAEANVPTEHGTFRMIAFSENENDWMPHMAIVAENTDFSKPVNVRFHSECITGEVFHSKKCECGQQLDAAMKYIHENGGIIIYLRQEGRNIGIINKLKAYSLQEKGLDTVQANLELGLPADDRNFGVAIEILNVLEVKDINLLTNNPEKVKYVVDSNVHLNSRIPLQIPANEISKGYLQTKKDFFGHLLDDNDN, encoded by the coding sequence ATGATTAAAATTCAGGCGGAAGCCAATGTTCCTACAGAACACGGCACATTCCGAATGATCGCTTTCTCCGAAAATGAAAACGACTGGATGCCCCACATGGCTATCGTGGCAGAAAATACAGATTTCTCAAAACCAGTCAATGTCCGTTTTCATTCGGAATGCATTACAGGAGAAGTTTTCCATTCAAAAAAATGTGAATGTGGCCAGCAATTAGATGCTGCAATGAAATACATTCATGAAAACGGAGGGATCATTATCTACCTTCGCCAGGAAGGTAGGAATATCGGAATCATCAATAAGCTAAAAGCATACTCGCTACAGGAAAAAGGACTGGACACCGTACAGGCCAACCTTGAATTAGGACTTCCCGCCGATGACAGAAACTTTGGCGTAGCGATTGAAATCCTCAACGTACTGGAAGTGAAAGATATTAACCTTTTGACCAATAACCCTGAAAAGGTAAAGTATGTGGTGGACAGTAATGTTCATCTTAATTCAAGAATACCATTACAGATTCCTGCGAATGAAATAAGTAAAGGCTACCTGCAAACCAAAAAAGATTTCTTTGGACATCTCCTGGATGACAATGACAATTAA
- a CDS encoding DUF4254 domain-containing protein, which translates to MNFTETAWKVFNQCIEDYHVSDDVNALINNPFEKDTLERILYAKNWIDTVQWHLEDIIRDENIDPVEALQLKRTIDASNQKRTDLVEYIDSWFLNKFENITPKSDAKINTETPAWAVDRLSILALKVYHMSLEANRESASEEHRNNCQAKLDVLLAQKEDLSTSIDQLLTDIENGDVKMKVYKQMKMYNDESLNPILYQKGQQK; encoded by the coding sequence ATGAATTTCACTGAGACTGCATGGAAAGTCTTCAATCAATGTATTGAAGACTATCACGTGTCTGATGACGTTAACGCTCTAATTAATAACCCATTCGAAAAAGATACTTTGGAACGGATTTTGTATGCAAAGAACTGGATTGATACCGTTCAATGGCATCTGGAAGATATTATTAGAGATGAAAATATTGATCCGGTTGAGGCTCTTCAACTGAAGAGAACTATAGATGCTTCCAATCAGAAAAGAACTGATCTGGTAGAATATATAGACAGCTGGTTCCTTAATAAGTTTGAAAATATAACTCCGAAATCTGACGCAAAAATAAATACCGAAACTCCCGCCTGGGCTGTAGACAGACTATCTATTCTTGCATTGAAGGTTTATCATATGTCATTAGAAGCCAATAGAGAATCCGCATCTGAAGAGCACCGAAACAATTGCCAGGCAAAACTGGATGTATTGCTTGCTCAGAAAGAGGACCTATCAACTTCTATAGATCAGTTGCTTACTGATATTGAAAACGGTGACGTTAAGATGAAAGTATACAAACAAATGAAAATGTATAACGATGAAAGTCTTAACCCAATCCTTTATCAAAAAGGGCAACAGAAATGA
- a CDS encoding twin-arginine translocase TatA/TatE family subunit, with translation MNTLTILALSWQHILIVAILLVLLFGGKKIPELMRGVGSGIKEFKDAVKEEDKPGSENKTSSTNNNNPSGN, from the coding sequence ATGAATACACTAACAATACTTGCCTTATCTTGGCAGCATATCCTGATCGTAGCCATACTTTTGGTATTACTATTTGGAGGAAAGAAAATTCCGGAACTTATGAGAGGGGTAGGTTCAGGAATTAAAGAATTTAAAGATGCGGTAAAGGAAGAAGACAAACCAGGTTCCGAGAATAAAACGTCTTCTACGAATAACAACAACCCTTCCGGTAACTAA
- a CDS encoding peptidoglycan DD-metalloendopeptidase family protein gives MIKKFSFLIGVLIFGLHQGQQKKEQLQKQNAELKKQIAQINTDLAKTRSESKLSIAYLTSVNQKLILREKVYNNTQKEKRFIEDDIYLRQLEINRQNKELAVLRKNYAEVLVNAYKNKGVQNKVTFILSSKNLGEAIRRVQYLKQYADYQDKKAAEITNAANQIKKTIAQRQNSVKEKENLLLTQQKDLATINAERAQKEQLVAEFKKNESKLTAELKQKQVQSKALEGQIRAIIAEEIRIAKAEEEARKKAEAEKIRLAKLAAEREKARIEAEAKARAEALERERRIAEAEAKRAAELAAKRAEEERKRNEEAARTEANARDEARKLAAKKASDEAAAKAKEAANKLEAARAAELALAKRKEEDKKAAESKAMTNYGVSTASGNSFAENRGRLGYPADRAGQITHRFGRQPHPVFKNITEENNGIKISVPSGTRAKSVYPGSVSSVLANNDGTKTVIIKHGSYFTIYSNLGSVSVSKGQQVSSGTPVGTVAQDFDGAYTLDFQVWNGSTPVDPLGWISY, from the coding sequence ATGATTAAAAAATTTAGCTTTTTAATAGGTGTTCTTATATTCGGACTCCATCAGGGGCAACAGAAAAAAGAACAGTTGCAGAAGCAGAATGCCGAACTTAAAAAACAAATTGCACAAATAAATACGGATTTAGCTAAAACCAGAAGCGAATCTAAACTTTCTATAGCCTACCTTACCAGCGTCAATCAAAAATTAATTTTGAGAGAAAAGGTCTATAATAATACTCAAAAAGAAAAGAGATTTATTGAAGATGACATCTACTTACGTCAGCTTGAGATCAACCGGCAAAATAAGGAACTGGCTGTTCTCAGAAAAAATTATGCTGAAGTACTGGTAAATGCTTATAAAAATAAAGGCGTTCAGAATAAAGTGACTTTCATTCTTTCTTCTAAAAATCTGGGGGAAGCTATCCGGAGAGTACAGTATTTAAAACAATATGCTGACTATCAGGATAAAAAAGCAGCTGAAATCACAAATGCCGCCAACCAGATCAAAAAAACAATTGCTCAAAGACAGAATTCTGTAAAAGAGAAAGAAAATCTTTTGTTGACCCAGCAGAAAGACCTGGCAACAATCAATGCAGAAAGAGCGCAGAAAGAACAGCTTGTCGCCGAATTCAAAAAGAACGAATCCAAGCTGACTGCCGAATTAAAGCAGAAACAGGTACAATCCAAAGCTCTCGAAGGGCAGATCAGGGCCATTATTGCTGAAGAAATCAGGATAGCAAAAGCTGAAGAAGAAGCTAGAAAAAAGGCTGAGGCGGAGAAAATACGTTTAGCAAAACTTGCTGCCGAAAGGGAAAAGGCAAGAATTGAGGCAGAAGCTAAAGCAAGAGCAGAGGCATTGGAAAGAGAAAGAAGAATAGCTGAGGCAGAAGCTAAAAGAGCCGCTGAGCTGGCTGCTAAAAGAGCTGAAGAAGAAAGAAAGCGTAATGAAGAAGCAGCAAGAACAGAAGCCAACGCAAGAGATGAAGCCAGAAAATTAGCTGCTAAAAAAGCATCCGATGAGGCTGCCGCAAAAGCTAAAGAAGCAGCTAACAAGTTAGAGGCGGCAAGAGCTGCTGAACTGGCGCTGGCCAAGAGAAAAGAAGAAGACAAAAAAGCGGCGGAATCTAAAGCGATGACCAACTATGGTGTTTCTACAGCATCAGGAAACAGCTTTGCAGAAAACAGAGGAAGACTTGGTTATCCTGCAGACAGGGCCGGGCAAATTACCCACCGCTTCGGAAGACAGCCACACCCTGTGTTCAAAAATATCACAGAGGAAAATAACGGTATTAAAATTTCCGTACCTTCAGGAACACGTGCAAAATCGGTATATCCCGGGTCTGTATCTTCCGTATTGGCAAATAATGATGGAACGAAAACCGTTATCATTAAACACGGAAGCTATTTTACGATCTATTCCAACTTAGGAAGTGTGAGCGTTTCCAAAGGGCAACAGGTTTCTTCAGGTACTCCGGTAGGAACTGTTGCACAGGATTTCGACGGTGCTTATACGCTTGATTTCCAAGTATGGAACGGAAGTACACCAGTTGATCCATTAGGTTGGATTTCATATTAA
- a CDS encoding DUF4292 domain-containing protein, which produces MKNWIPFLLLLLALSSCKTRNAVKNESANTRDSITTEDNRNPKDVNEPVRNKLTFYEHVLIKPKFDQIKIDSKVRVETGSYVPTLDATIYIENDKKVWMNLRALFINAARGIATPEGIKGQDKVNKTYIDSDFDYLNNLLNVNFIDYKSLENILLGRTFVKINDSQFTLTQNAQGYKMVSNTSQKIVTDEKTREYKIALQYDTNYDLLTVNLKDVLSADELEISYSDWNEYNGIRLPKNVKIIIKGSKSSQILLENTKFDFSRMETPYSVPSSYKKIEIK; this is translated from the coding sequence ATGAAAAACTGGATTCCATTCCTTTTATTGCTTCTTGCCCTTTCGTCATGTAAGACCCGTAATGCCGTTAAAAATGAATCGGCAAATACACGGGACAGCATCACTACAGAAGATAACAGAAATCCCAAAGATGTAAACGAACCGGTAAGAAATAAACTTACTTTTTACGAGCATGTATTGATCAAGCCTAAGTTTGACCAGATTAAGATCGATAGTAAAGTACGGGTCGAAACAGGCAGCTATGTACCTACTCTGGACGCTACCATCTATATTGAAAATGATAAAAAGGTATGGATGAACCTAAGGGCTTTATTCATCAATGCTGCCAGGGGAATTGCAACTCCTGAAGGGATCAAAGGTCAGGATAAGGTAAATAAAACATATATTGACTCGGACTTTGATTACCTTAATAATCTGTTGAACGTTAACTTTATTGATTACAAATCACTGGAGAACATTCTGCTCGGAAGAACTTTTGTAAAGATCAACGATTCACAATTTACATTAACTCAAAATGCCCAGGGATATAAAATGGTTTCCAATACCAGCCAGAAAATCGTTACTGATGAAAAAACCAGGGAGTATAAAATTGCCTTACAGTATGACACTAATTATGACTTATTAACTGTCAATCTGAAGGATGTTTTGTCTGCAGATGAGTTGGAAATCTCTTATAGTGACTGGAATGAATATAACGGAATCCGGCTTCCGAAAAATGTTAAAATAATTATAAAAGGCTCAAAATCGAGTCAAATCTTACTGGAAAATACGAAATTTGACTTTTCGAGGATGGAAACACCTTATTCTGTACCATCCAGTTATAAGAAAATTGAGATTAAATGA
- a CDS encoding sugar phosphate nucleotidyltransferase produces the protein MKIIVPMAGRGSRLRPHTLTVPKPLIPIAGKPIVQRLVEDIAKVAGEKIEEVAFIIGDFGPEIEKSLIQIAEKLGAKGSIYYQNDPLGTAHAIKCAEESMKGDVVIAFADTLFRADFQLDKNSDGVIWVKSVEDPSAFGVVKLDNYGFITDFVEKPKTFVSDLAIIGIYYFNSAEKLMEEINYIMENDIKNGGEYQLTTALENLRTKGAKFTLGKVNDWMDCGNKNATVETNSKILAYEQEEMGQYPASAVIENSLIIPPCFIGENVKISNSKVGPGVSLGNNTVIVNSNIENSLIQENTRINHGNLSNSMIGNSAQYFGVAREISLGDYSVLDFLSK, from the coding sequence ATGAAAATTATTGTTCCGATGGCTGGACGCGGCTCCAGATTACGTCCACATACTCTGACCGTTCCAAAACCTCTTATCCCAATTGCCGGAAAACCTATCGTACAAAGACTGGTGGAAGATATAGCGAAAGTGGCAGGGGAAAAAATTGAAGAAGTAGCTTTTATCATCGGAGACTTTGGCCCTGAGATCGAAAAATCCCTTATTCAGATTGCTGAGAAACTGGGAGCAAAAGGAAGTATTTATTATCAGAATGATCCTTTGGGAACTGCCCACGCCATAAAATGTGCTGAAGAATCTATGAAAGGGGATGTTGTAATAGCCTTTGCTGATACACTTTTCCGCGCTGACTTCCAGCTGGACAAAAATTCAGATGGTGTTATCTGGGTAAAAAGTGTGGAGGATCCCTCTGCTTTTGGAGTAGTAAAATTAGACAACTACGGCTTCATTACAGATTTTGTTGAAAAACCTAAAACTTTTGTTTCAGACCTTGCCATCATTGGTATTTATTATTTCAACAGTGCCGAAAAGCTGATGGAGGAAATCAATTATATCATGGAAAATGATATTAAAAACGGAGGTGAATACCAATTGACAACAGCTTTAGAAAATCTTCGGACAAAAGGAGCTAAATTTACTCTTGGAAAAGTAAACGACTGGATGGATTGTGGTAATAAAAATGCCACAGTGGAAACCAACAGTAAAATCCTTGCCTATGAACAAGAAGAGATGGGACAATATCCTGCTTCAGCTGTGATTGAAAACTCGTTAATCATTCCACCGTGTTTTATTGGAGAAAATGTGAAAATCTCTAATTCAAAAGTAGGTCCCGGAGTTTCATTGGGAAATAACACGGTGATTGTAAATTCCAATATAGAGAACTCTTTGATTCAGGAAAATACAAGGATCAATCACGGAAATCTTTCCAACTCAATGATTGGTAATTCTGCACAATACTTTGGAGTAGCAAGGGAAATTTCTTTGGGAGACTATTCAGTTTTAGATTTTCTATCCAAATAA
- a CDS encoding lipopolysaccharide biosynthesis protein: protein MKKLLNETIIYGIGAIMPRVILFILNPLYINQIENTEFAKFSNLYALISFVNIMLSFGFETAFFRFSAEKENEKKTFNTSFWFLFGLSTFFLLGCLLFSQSIADTLEYSSNPEYIRWFAWIAFFDNLCVIPFAWLRYNNKPIKYSLVRVLQSFFQTIITIALFLYIPFSVSQDFGLKEKVSFPFYSNLAASFLGFVLLLPVVFKVQFQFSADLFRKMIRYSWPVMIAGLAFMFNENFDKAIQIYYIPGEDAGAYGGCYKLAVLMTLFVTAYRMGIEPFFFKQMNNDNAKNTYAKVTEYFTFFASTVAMGIIANISWLKQILIPNSSYWTAIDIIPIIVIANLCFGIYYNFSTWYKVTDRTKVGTVISWLGAGLTIALNLIFLKKYGFMVSAWVTFIAYFVMMITSYLLGQKYYPIPYRIRKMTIFLGLLMAFSFAIVYFFDYNFWIGNLLFILYAGTLIYTEKDMLLSKVRKS from the coding sequence TTGAAAAAACTTCTCAACGAGACTATTATATATGGAATTGGGGCAATCATGCCAAGAGTCATCTTATTCATACTCAACCCCTTATATATTAACCAGATTGAAAATACAGAATTTGCTAAATTTTCCAATCTTTATGCACTGATTTCTTTTGTCAACATTATGTTGTCATTCGGATTTGAAACAGCGTTCTTCCGTTTCTCAGCGGAAAAAGAAAACGAAAAGAAAACATTCAACACATCTTTTTGGTTTTTGTTCGGACTGTCTACCTTTTTCTTATTAGGTTGTTTACTTTTCAGCCAGTCAATTGCCGATACTCTGGAGTATTCTTCCAATCCGGAATACATCCGTTGGTTTGCATGGATTGCTTTCTTTGACAACCTGTGCGTCATTCCTTTTGCATGGCTGAGATATAACAATAAACCTATAAAATATTCCCTGGTACGGGTTTTACAATCTTTTTTCCAAACTATTATTACAATTGCCTTATTCCTGTATATTCCTTTCAGTGTATCACAGGACTTCGGTTTGAAGGAGAAGGTTTCATTTCCTTTTTACAGTAACCTTGCAGCCAGCTTCTTGGGTTTTGTCTTGCTTCTGCCGGTTGTTTTCAAAGTACAGTTTCAATTCTCGGCAGATCTTTTCAGGAAAATGATCAGATATTCATGGCCGGTTATGATTGCCGGTCTGGCTTTTATGTTTAATGAAAATTTTGACAAGGCTATCCAGATTTATTATATTCCGGGAGAAGATGCCGGAGCTTATGGCGGATGTTACAAATTGGCCGTTTTAATGACTTTATTTGTTACAGCATACAGAATGGGTATTGAGCCGTTTTTCTTCAAACAGATGAATAATGACAATGCTAAAAACACCTATGCAAAAGTAACAGAATATTTCACGTTCTTTGCCTCTACAGTTGCAATGGGGATCATAGCCAATATTTCCTGGCTGAAACAGATCCTGATCCCGAACAGTTCTTATTGGACTGCTATTGATATCATCCCTATTATTGTGATTGCCAATCTTTGTTTTGGTATTTATTATAATTTTTCAACGTGGTATAAAGTGACTGACAGGACTAAAGTAGGAACGGTAATTTCCTGGCTGGGAGCCGGACTTACAATTGCCTTAAACCTCATATTTCTTAAAAAATACGGGTTTATGGTTTCAGCCTGGGTAACTTTTATCGCCTACTTTGTTATGATGATCACCTCTTACCTGCTTGGTCAGAAATATTACCCCATTCCTTACCGTATCAGAAAAATGACAATATTCCTGGGACTTTTGATGGCTTTCAGTTTTGCCATCGTTTATTTCTTTGACTATAATTTCTGGATCGGGAACCTGCTGTTTATCCTGTATGCCGGGACTCTCATTTATACGGAAAAAGATATGTTATTATCAAAAGTGAGAAAAAGTTAA
- a CDS encoding dihydroorotase, with protein MKILIKNVHIVNEGQVFESDVLIENDLISKIGSGISEDADQIIDGSGKYLLPGVIDDQVHFREPGLTHKGDIESESRAAIAGGITSFIDQPNTVPNAVTQELLADKYEIASRKAYANYGFMMGGTNDNLEEVLKTNPRNVPGIKLFLGSSTGNMLVDNPATLENIFSNTKMLIAVHCEDEATIKANTQKYINEYGEDIPVKFHHLIRSEEACYKSSSKAIELAKKTGARLHVFHLSTAKEMELFRNDIPLQDKKITAEVCVHHLTFTNEDYETKGGLIKWNPAVKTQKDKDSLWEALLDDRIDVIATDHAPHTAEEKNNVYTKCPSGAPLVQHSLVVMLENYKNGKISLEKIVEKMCHNPAILFRVEKRGFVREGYKADLVLVDLNADWTVAKDNLLYKCGWSPLEGMNFHSKVTHTFVNGHLVYDNGKIADEKFGERLLFETRD; from the coding sequence ATGAAAATCCTTATCAAAAATGTACATATCGTAAACGAAGGGCAGGTCTTTGAAAGCGATGTCTTAATAGAAAATGACCTGATTTCTAAAATAGGTTCCGGTATTTCTGAAGATGCTGATCAGATTATTGACGGTTCAGGAAAATATCTTCTTCCCGGTGTAATTGATGATCAGGTACATTTCCGTGAGCCGGGATTAACCCACAAGGGCGATATTGAAAGTGAATCACGAGCTGCCATTGCAGGAGGAATTACAAGTTTTATTGATCAGCCCAATACGGTACCTAATGCCGTTACTCAGGAATTATTGGCAGATAAATACGAAATTGCATCTCGGAAAGCTTATGCGAATTATGGCTTTATGATGGGAGGAACCAATGATAACCTGGAAGAGGTTTTAAAAACAAATCCAAGAAATGTTCCCGGCATAAAATTGTTTCTGGGCTCATCCACAGGAAATATGCTGGTAGATAACCCGGCAACGCTTGAAAATATCTTCAGCAATACCAAAATGCTGATTGCTGTGCATTGTGAGGATGAAGCCACTATTAAGGCTAATACCCAAAAGTACATCAATGAATATGGGGAAGATATTCCGGTTAAGTTTCATCATCTGATCCGAAGTGAAGAAGCGTGCTATAAGTCTTCATCAAAAGCTATAGAACTAGCAAAAAAAACAGGTGCAAGACTTCATGTATTCCACCTTTCTACAGCTAAGGAAATGGAACTTTTCAGAAATGATATTCCTTTACAAGATAAAAAAATTACGGCTGAAGTATGTGTACATCATCTGACTTTTACCAACGAAGATTATGAAACCAAAGGAGGCCTTATCAAATGGAATCCGGCAGTAAAAACCCAGAAAGACAAGGACAGCCTTTGGGAAGCGTTGCTGGATGACAGAATTGATGTAATTGCTACGGATCACGCACCTCATACTGCGGAAGAGAAAAATAACGTTTATACAAAATGCCCGTCAGGAGCTCCTTTGGTACAGCACTCACTGGTCGTGATGCTGGAAAACTATAAAAACGGGAAAATTTCTCTTGAGAAAATTGTTGAAAAGATGTGCCATAATCCGGCTATACTGTTCAGGGTGGAAAAAAGAGGCTTCGTAAGAGAAGGTTACAAGGCAGATCTTGTATTGGTAGACCTTAACGCTGATTGGACGGTAGCTAAAGATAATTTACTGTATAAATGCGGATGGAGCCCGTTGGAAGGAATGAATTTCCATTCTAAAGTAACCCATACCTTTGTAAACGGACATCTTGTGTATGATAATGGTAAAATTGCAGATGAAAAATTCGGTGAGCGTTTGCTTTTTGAAACAAGGGATTAA
- a CDS encoding GH92 family glycosyl hydrolase, giving the protein MKNPGIIILLSFVFFTPTLKAQKSEKLYQYVNPFIGTEKMGHTYPGATTPFGAVQLSPETDTISYELNGKYNGEVYKYCAGYRYEDKTITGFSSTHFSGTGHSDLGDFLIMPTTGSLQLNPGTASNPEKGYRSRFSHQNEKAEAGYYKVKLDDYNILAELTATPRVGIHRYTFPKSDQSHIILDLMAGIYNYDGKNVWTYARVEDENTITGYRQTNGWARTRTVYFAMKFSKPFKSYGQKNYDEKQVYKGFWRKFDQTKNFPEIAGRNLKMYFDFDTQENEAIEIKLAISPVSQANALENLEKEAGNLSFDQIKAKAQESWNKELNKIVIQGSETEKINFYTAMYHTFINPTTYMDVNGEYKGLDQNTHKAEGFTHYTTFSLWDTYRALHPFFNIIQPQRNNDMVKSMMAHYNQFSMKMLPIWSHYANDNWCMSGYHSVSVVADAIIKGNYNGDPKEALKACVETANKRSYEGIGQYIDLGYIPAEKNGTSVSNTLEYAYDDWAIAQLAKHLGETEIYNQFIRRSENWKNNFDPSIGFMRPRLSDGSFKKDFDVLSTHGQGFIEGNSWNYSFFVPHNPDELIKMMGGKKKLASKLDELFTMHLPDEFFADTEDITREGIIGGYVHGNEPAHHVAYLYNWAGQPWKTQAQIRHILEMQYKATPDGLGGNDDTGQMSAWYILSSLGFYPVAPGSDEYAIGSPAVDYAILNLENGKTFEIEAINQGPKNVYVQKVLLNGRAIKNFTLKHSEIMNGGKLTFYMGNKAKRF; this is encoded by the coding sequence ATGAAAAATCCCGGAATTATTATTCTCCTTTCATTTGTGTTTTTTACCCCGACCTTGAAAGCACAAAAATCCGAAAAACTTTACCAATATGTAAATCCATTCATAGGAACCGAGAAAATGGGGCATACATATCCGGGAGCCACTACTCCTTTTGGGGCCGTACAGCTTAGCCCGGAAACAGATACCATTTCTTATGAACTGAATGGCAAATATAATGGAGAAGTTTATAAATACTGTGCAGGCTACCGCTATGAAGACAAAACCATTACAGGTTTTAGCTCTACACACTTCAGCGGTACGGGACACTCTGATCTGGGAGATTTTCTGATCATGCCCACTACCGGATCACTTCAATTGAATCCCGGAACTGCTTCAAATCCTGAAAAGGGATACAGAAGCCGGTTTTCCCATCAAAACGAAAAGGCTGAAGCCGGCTATTACAAAGTAAAACTGGATGATTATAATATCCTCGCAGAACTCACCGCAACCCCACGGGTGGGAATCCATCGTTATACTTTCCCAAAGTCTGACCAATCTCATATTATCCTCGATCTGATGGCAGGAATTTATAATTATGACGGTAAAAATGTATGGACTTACGCTCGTGTGGAAGATGAAAATACCATTACAGGATACCGCCAGACCAATGGTTGGGCAAGAACCAGAACGGTTTATTTTGCCATGAAATTCTCAAAACCATTCAAATCATACGGGCAAAAAAACTATGATGAGAAACAAGTATACAAGGGTTTTTGGCGAAAATTCGACCAGACTAAAAACTTTCCTGAAATCGCAGGCAGGAACCTGAAAATGTATTTTGATTTCGACACTCAGGAAAATGAAGCCATCGAAATCAAACTGGCCATTTCTCCCGTAAGCCAGGCCAATGCATTGGAAAACCTTGAAAAGGAAGCCGGAAATTTATCCTTTGATCAGATCAAGGCCAAAGCTCAGGAAAGCTGGAATAAAGAATTAAATAAAATTGTGATCCAAGGATCAGAAACTGAAAAAATCAATTTCTATACAGCCATGTACCATACCTTCATTAATCCTACCACTTACATGGATGTGAATGGAGAATACAAAGGTTTAGATCAAAATACTCACAAAGCAGAGGGATTCACCCATTATACCACTTTCTCATTGTGGGATACTTATCGTGCTCTTCATCCCTTCTTTAACATTATCCAGCCTCAACGGAATAATGATATGGTAAAGTCTATGATGGCTCACTACAATCAGTTTTCCATGAAAATGCTGCCCATCTGGTCTCATTATGCCAACGATAACTGGTGCATGAGTGGTTATCATAGTGTAAGCGTAGTAGCAGATGCTATTATCAAAGGAAATTATAACGGCGACCCTAAAGAAGCGCTGAAAGCTTGTGTGGAAACAGCAAACAAAAGAAGTTATGAAGGGATCGGGCAATATATTGATTTAGGCTATATCCCTGCTGAAAAAAATGGAACTTCAGTCTCCAATACCCTGGAATATGCCTATGATGACTGGGCGATTGCCCAATTGGCAAAACATCTGGGAGAAACTGAAATTTATAATCAATTTATCAGGCGTTCTGAAAACTGGAAAAATAATTTTGATCCGTCAATCGGATTTATGAGGCCCCGTTTATCTGACGGAAGCTTCAAGAAAGATTTTGATGTACTAAGCACCCATGGACAGGGCTTTATTGAAGGAAATTCATGGAATTACAGCTTCTTCGTTCCCCACAACCCTGATGAACTGATCAAAATGATGGGAGGAAAGAAAAAATTGGCTTCCAAACTGGATGAATTATTTACAATGCATCTCCCTGATGAATTCTTTGCAGATACGGAAGATATTACAAGAGAAGGAATTATCGGAGGATATGTTCACGGAAACGAACCGGCCCATCACGTAGCATATCTCTATAATTGGGCCGGGCAGCCCTGGAAAACACAGGCACAGATACGTCATATTTTAGAGATGCAGTATAAGGCTACACCGGACGGATTGGGAGGAAATGATGACACGGGTCAGATGAGCGCATGGTATATTCTGAGCTCTCTTGGTTTTTATCCTGTTGCTCCGGGTTCTGATGAATACGCCATCGGCAGTCCTGCTGTAGACTATGCTATTCTGAATTTAGAAAATGGAAAAACCTTTGAAATCGAAGCGATCAATCAAGGTCCAAAGAATGTATATGTTCAGAAGGTTCTTTTGAATGGAAGAGCAATCAAAAATTTTACACTGAAGCATTCTGAGATTATGAATGGAGGGAAGCTAACTTTTTACATGGGAAATAAAGCGAAAAGATTTTAG